A region from the Thermodesulfobacteriota bacterium genome encodes:
- a CDS encoding nicotinamidase: MGRSTKAALVVVDVQTDFLPGGALPVEDGDRILPAVGALMASFRFDTVVATLDWHPPGHVSFASSHPGARPFESLESRGQRQTLWPDHCVQGTPGAELTPWLSWVRLDALIRKGTARDVEAVSGFGSTPDQEGRTRPTGLAGYLKDRGIEQVYLCGLARDICVRWTALDAVGAGFGTILVWDACRPVDPNSDEPVRRELQSHGVALGSAEDLL; the protein is encoded by the coding sequence ATGGGCCGCAGCACAAAGGCAGCGCTGGTGGTGGTGGATGTGCAGACCGACTTCCTGCCCGGCGGGGCTTTGCCGGTGGAGGACGGCGACCGGATTCTGCCGGCGGTGGGCGCCCTCATGGCCTCCTTCCGGTTCGATACCGTGGTGGCCACCCTGGACTGGCACCCGCCGGGCCACGTCTCTTTTGCCTCCAGCCACCCGGGCGCCAGGCCCTTCGAGTCCCTGGAGAGCCGCGGCCAGCGCCAGACGTTGTGGCCCGACCACTGCGTGCAGGGAACGCCGGGCGCCGAGCTGACCCCGTGGCTGTCCTGGGTACGACTCGATGCCCTGATCCGCAAGGGCACCGCCAGGGACGTCGAGGCGGTGAGCGGCTTTGGCAGCACCCCCGACCAGGAGGGCAGGACACGGCCGACTGGCCTGGCCGGCTACCTCAAGGACCGGGGGATCGAGCAGGTCTATCTGTGCGGGCTGGCGCGGGATATCTGTGTGCGCTGGACAGCGCTGGACGCCGTGGGCGCCGGCTTCGGGACGATCCTCGTCTGGGACGCCTGCCGGCCGGTGGATCCGAACAGCGATGAGCCGGTGCGCCGCGAGCTGCAAAGCCACGGCGTGGCCCTGGGCAGCGCCGAGGATCTCCTCTGA
- a CDS encoding hemerythrin domain-containing protein gives MTSVQARGLLMIEHRLIERTIAAMGRMLRDAKAGQGIDPRRLDLVTDFIHTYADRTHHGKEEDILFQELRSRPLTEPDRQLMAELVQEHARSRAVNGQLVAANARHRQGDPAALAEITAGLQTLVDLYPAHIDKEDRQFFPAARACLSPEEDRQLLEAFLRFDQGMIHEKYQTVVAALEEA, from the coding sequence GTGACGAGCGTGCAGGCACGGGGACTGCTGATGATCGAGCATCGGCTGATCGAACGGACCATTGCAGCCATGGGCCGCATGCTCCGAGACGCCAAGGCCGGCCAGGGGATCGATCCCCGGCGGCTGGACCTGGTGACGGATTTCATCCACACCTATGCCGACCGGACCCACCACGGCAAAGAGGAAGACATCCTCTTCCAGGAGCTGCGGAGCCGGCCCCTGACCGAGCCGGACCGCCAGCTCATGGCGGAGCTGGTCCAGGAGCATGCCCGCAGCCGCGCGGTGAACGGGCAGCTCGTCGCGGCCAATGCCCGGCACCGGCAGGGCGACCCGGCGGCCCTGGCCGAGATTACGGCCGGGCTCCAGACCCTGGTCGATCTTTATCCCGCCCACATCGACAAGGAGGACCGGCAGTTCTTCCCTGCCGCCCGGGCCTGTCTCAGCCCCGAGGAGGACCGGCAGCTCCTGGAGGCCTTCCTTCGGTTCGACCAGGGCATGATTCACGAAAAATACCAGACCGTAGTCGCTGCCCTGGAAGAGGCATGA
- a CDS encoding TolC family protein, with the protein MMAFPGNGDIRHPLFDVRFSLLFLALCLGITPVATAGLAGQDGDRRLFEERMSSGPTPAELASYAYAANPAIASARAAWRAAVEQYRVTTGLPDPQVMGTWYPDPIETRLGPQDWNITVTQMFPFPGTLSKAGEVVRADVRAAQLELDKAVRDVVAQIRESASELAYIRGAKKALDQSRDLLDQLRRVAETAYAGDRATLTDVAKAQSQSAQLMYDRLLLDELESTEIARLNVLLDRAPDAPVGPVAMERAQLAFSFAEISDVAQMNRQEIAIAGAMVEKARAKAGLAWYQSLPEFRVGLFYGGIGEPDVAVRPAEAGRDAVGIQMGVSIPLWLGKSAGRIEQAEAEQAKAEAMRRLQVNDTRAMISAAWFRLQNAGRLVRLYQDQLIPQAARSMELAETWYRQGQGSFSDYVETHGVWINFQLALLRAQADHEKYLARLERLAGRSLTWRESGDQEPARPEAAP; encoded by the coding sequence ATGATGGCCTTTCCCGGCAACGGCGATATTCGACATCCTTTGTTCGACGTTCGATTCTCGCTTCTCTTTCTGGCCCTGTGTCTGGGCATCACCCCCGTGGCAACGGCCGGGTTGGCCGGCCAGGACGGCGACCGGCGGCTCTTTGAAGAAAGAATGAGCAGTGGACCGACCCCTGCCGAGCTGGCCAGCTACGCTTACGCCGCCAACCCCGCCATCGCCTCGGCCCGTGCCGCCTGGCGGGCCGCGGTCGAGCAGTACCGCGTGACGACCGGGCTTCCCGATCCCCAGGTCATGGGGACCTGGTATCCGGATCCGATCGAGACCCGTCTGGGGCCGCAGGACTGGAACATCACCGTGACGCAGATGTTTCCGTTTCCCGGCACCCTGTCCAAGGCCGGCGAGGTGGTGCGGGCGGATGTCCGGGCGGCCCAGCTTGAGCTTGACAAGGCGGTGCGCGACGTGGTCGCGCAGATCCGGGAATCGGCCAGCGAGCTTGCCTACATTCGCGGAGCCAAGAAGGCGCTCGACCAGAGCCGGGACCTTCTGGATCAGCTTCGGCGCGTGGCTGAAACCGCGTATGCCGGCGACCGGGCCACCCTCACCGACGTGGCCAAGGCCCAGTCCCAGTCGGCCCAGCTCATGTACGACCGGCTCCTGCTTGACGAGCTGGAATCGACCGAGATCGCCCGACTGAACGTCCTCTTGGACCGCGCGCCCGATGCGCCTGTCGGCCCGGTGGCGATGGAGCGCGCGCAGCTTGCCTTCTCTTTTGCGGAGATCAGCGACGTGGCCCAGATGAACCGCCAGGAGATCGCCATTGCCGGCGCCATGGTCGAAAAGGCGCGGGCCAAGGCAGGGCTGGCCTGGTACCAGTCTTTGCCCGAATTCAGGGTTGGCCTCTTCTACGGCGGCATCGGCGAGCCGGATGTCGCCGTGCGGCCGGCCGAGGCCGGACGCGATGCGGTGGGCATACAGATGGGCGTGAGCATCCCTCTTTGGCTGGGCAAGTCGGCAGGCCGCATCGAGCAGGCCGAGGCGGAGCAGGCCAAGGCCGAGGCGATGCGCCGCCTGCAGGTCAACGACACCAGGGCGATGATCAGCGCGGCCTGGTTTCGTTTGCAGAACGCCGGCCGTCTCGTCCGGCTCTACCAGGATCAGTTGATCCCGCAGGCGGCCCGATCCATGGAGCTGGCCGAAACCTGGTACCGGCAGGGCCAGGGGAGCTTCTCTGACTACGTGGAGACCCACGGCGTCTGGATCAACTTCCAACTGGCGCTTCTGCGGGCTCAAGCTGACCACGAAAAGTATCTGGCCCGGCTCGAGCGCCTGGCCGGCCGCAGCCTGACCTGGCGCGAGAGCGGCGACCAGGAGCCGGCAAGACCGGAGGCGGCGCCGTGA
- a CDS encoding TolC family protein encodes MLGDWSSYEPPVFVAAGSGLVSGEAAAPSPDDAFTRQKKSLEEMQASWEQALAQPSPAEAFYRLDPGLLSQLGPAAGDAAAAAARLSGGFSLEALEGLVLLRNPGIAAAGARLRGAIQQYSQVSALDDVLRQYSAFTESLMTGVGPMKGREPIDKRFPFPGVLALKGEVVTQAVTAEREKLEIARRSALTMARKACWSLTFSHQASRIMDRMLGLLRHLEAVAATRYETGKTSFQDVIKVRIRRETAEDELRTIAENTATLRARIRELVDLPPDAAIGAPLLAEPAGWTARPEALYPVALQRRQEIRWLEAGIARMERMIELAETMIYPTDTPGWSFYDDEAVNQVGSAAMQEPFGVTTTASMGAGLPKMPWIGTNDAYLREARQQLAAMKSELRKLKDATLSGVREAWFRLDKARRQRELHRDRIVGLSQAALDVATRGYETGSVGFADVIASYADWLSANLAAERARGDVGAALAELEEMVGLSPLVANNP; translated from the coding sequence ATGCTGGGAGACTGGTCCTCCTACGAGCCACCGGTCTTTGTTGCGGCGGGTAGCGGGCTGGTGTCCGGAGAGGCTGCGGCACCGTCCCCGGATGACGCCTTCACCCGGCAGAAGAAGAGCCTGGAAGAGATGCAGGCGAGCTGGGAGCAGGCCTTGGCGCAGCCATCTCCCGCCGAGGCCTTCTACCGCCTCGACCCGGGCCTTCTCTCCCAGCTCGGCCCGGCTGCCGGAGACGCGGCCGCGGCTGCAGCTCGGCTTTCCGGCGGATTCTCCCTGGAGGCTCTCGAAGGCCTCGTCCTTCTTCGCAACCCTGGCATTGCCGCGGCAGGAGCCCGGCTGCGCGGAGCCATCCAGCAGTACAGCCAGGTGTCCGCGCTTGATGACGTTCTCCGCCAGTACTCGGCCTTCACCGAATCGCTCATGACCGGCGTTGGGCCGATGAAGGGCAGGGAGCCGATCGACAAGCGCTTCCCGTTTCCCGGCGTTCTGGCCTTGAAGGGCGAGGTGGTGACACAGGCCGTGACAGCCGAAAGGGAAAAGCTGGAGATCGCCAGACGCTCCGCGCTCACCATGGCCAGGAAGGCCTGCTGGAGCCTGACCTTCTCGCACCAGGCAAGCCGGATCATGGACAGGATGCTCGGGCTTCTTCGCCACCTGGAGGCCGTGGCCGCCACCCGGTACGAAACCGGCAAGACGAGCTTTCAGGACGTGATCAAGGTGCGGATCCGCCGCGAGACAGCCGAGGACGAGCTGAGGACGATCGCCGAGAATACCGCCACGCTCCGGGCCAGGATCCGGGAGCTCGTGGATCTGCCGCCGGACGCGGCCATCGGCGCGCCCCTTCTCGCGGAGCCTGCCGGTTGGACCGCTCGGCCCGAGGCGCTCTATCCCGTTGCCCTCCAGCGCAGGCAGGAGATCCGGTGGCTGGAGGCAGGAATCGCCAGGATGGAGCGGATGATCGAGCTGGCTGAAACGATGATCTACCCCACCGATACGCCTGGCTGGTCATTCTACGACGATGAGGCGGTGAATCAGGTGGGCAGCGCGGCGATGCAGGAGCCCTTTGGCGTGACCACCACGGCGTCCATGGGCGCAGGACTTCCGAAGATGCCCTGGATCGGCACGAACGACGCCTATCTCCGGGAAGCCAGGCAGCAGCTTGCCGCCATGAAGAGCGAGCTCCGGAAGCTCAAGGACGCCACGCTGTCGGGCGTTCGCGAGGCCTGGTTCAGGCTTGACAAGGCCCGCCGCCAGCGGGAGCTGCACAGGGACCGGATCGTGGGCCTGTCGCAAGCCGCGCTCGATGTTGCAACCAGGGGATACGAAACCGGAAGCGTGGGCTTTGCCGACGTCATCGCGTCGTATGCCGATTGGCTTTCGGCCAACCTCGCGGCCGAACGGGCACGCGGCGACGTGGGCGCGGCCCTGGCCGAGCTGGAAGAGATGGTTGGTCTGTCGCCGCTGGTGGCCAACAATCCGTAG
- a CDS encoding efflux RND transporter periplasmic adaptor subunit: MHRKSPLVVAALTAVATLAIAGGLAWMTGHLGPRPAPPVPAGDRAAAAGKERKVIYWRAPMNPLEIYDKPGKSKMGMDLVPVYEDEVAGGADVTVDPVMQQNMGIRTAVAEKGPLARTIRTYGHVTSDETRTAQVSPKISGWVEKLHVDFTGRIVKKGDPLFDIYSPELVTAQEEYRVALRSLAGMPGDSGRDLLQSARRRLEYWDIPDEEIRAIETTGKARKTLTIRSPFSGVVMMKNVVEGTFVKAGTTVYNIADLSRVWVEAHIYEYELPWVEKGQEARMTLPYEPGREYVGQVAYVYPYLQQKTRDVVVRLEFENPDLDLKPEMYADVRIINQGLGQGLLVPAEAVIRSGERNVVFVTRGDGKFSPREVTLGVTVGGGRVQVLTGLAPGEVVVTSGQFLLDSESKLKEAVQKMREPEKATPEKAKKPSADEDFFEDM; this comes from the coding sequence ATGCATAGGAAATCGCCGCTCGTGGTGGCGGCTTTGACGGCCGTCGCGACCCTGGCCATTGCCGGGGGCCTGGCGTGGATGACGGGCCATCTGGGGCCGCGACCCGCGCCGCCCGTACCGGCCGGCGACAGGGCGGCAGCCGCCGGCAAGGAGCGGAAGGTCATCTACTGGCGGGCGCCCATGAACCCCCTGGAGATCTACGACAAGCCGGGCAAGAGCAAGATGGGCATGGACCTGGTGCCGGTCTACGAGGACGAGGTGGCGGGCGGAGCTGATGTCACGGTTGACCCGGTCATGCAGCAGAACATGGGCATCCGCACCGCCGTGGCGGAAAAGGGGCCTCTTGCCCGTACGATCCGCACCTACGGCCATGTGACCTCTGACGAAACCCGGACGGCCCAGGTGAGCCCGAAGATAAGCGGCTGGGTCGAGAAGCTCCACGTCGACTTCACCGGCCGGATCGTGAAGAAGGGCGATCCGCTCTTCGACATCTATTCGCCCGAGCTGGTGACAGCCCAGGAGGAGTACCGCGTGGCGCTCAGGAGCCTGGCCGGTATGCCTGGCGACAGCGGCAGGGACCTGCTCCAGTCGGCCCGCCGCCGCCTGGAGTACTGGGACATCCCCGACGAGGAGATCCGCGCCATCGAGACGACCGGCAAGGCAAGAAAGACCCTGACGATCCGCTCGCCCTTCAGTGGCGTGGTCATGATGAAGAACGTGGTGGAGGGCACATTCGTCAAGGCAGGCACCACCGTTTACAACATCGCCGACCTTTCGCGCGTATGGGTCGAGGCGCATATCTACGAATACGAGCTGCCGTGGGTTGAGAAGGGCCAGGAGGCGCGGATGACGCTTCCCTACGAGCCGGGCCGGGAGTACGTGGGCCAGGTGGCCTATGTCTATCCGTATCTCCAGCAGAAGACCCGCGACGTGGTGGTCCGCCTTGAATTCGAGAACCCCGACCTGGATCTGAAGCCCGAGATGTACGCCGACGTCCGGATCATCAACCAGGGGCTTGGCCAGGGCCTGCTCGTCCCGGCCGAGGCGGTGATCCGTTCCGGGGAGCGAAACGTGGTCTTCGTGACTCGCGGCGACGGAAAATTTTCGCCGCGCGAGGTGACCCTCGGCGTCACGGTTGGAGGCGGCCGGGTTCAGGTGCTCACGGGACTGGCGCCGGGCGAGGTGGTGGTGACCTCGGGCCAGTTCCTCCTTGATTCCGAGTCGAAGCTCAAGGAGGCGGTCCAGAAGATGCGCGAGCCGGAGAAGGCGACGCCGGAGAAGGCGAAAAAGCCGAGCGCGGACGAGGACTTCTTTGAGGACATGTAA